Proteins from one Planctomyces sp. SH-PL62 genomic window:
- a CDS encoding GntR family transcriptional regulator — MLIDLSESDGRPIYGRIADGIKFAIAGEVLRPGELAPSVRELSKQLVVNPNTVARAYRDLQAEGLLESVRGTGLQVALGATDRCRLARVEHVRGRLRAAIEEARETGLAAGEIEAILREEWERGQGTGDHANGKGA, encoded by the coding sequence ATGCTGATCGATCTGAGCGAGTCGGACGGCCGGCCGATCTATGGGCGGATCGCCGACGGGATCAAGTTCGCGATCGCGGGGGAGGTCTTGCGGCCGGGGGAGCTGGCTCCGTCGGTGCGCGAGCTGTCGAAGCAGTTGGTGGTGAATCCGAACACGGTCGCGCGGGCGTATCGAGACCTTCAGGCGGAAGGTTTGCTGGAGTCGGTGCGGGGGACGGGTTTGCAGGTCGCCCTGGGGGCCACCGACCGCTGTCGCCTGGCGAGGGTGGAGCACGTTCGCGGGAGGCTCCGCGCGGCGATCGAGGAGGCCCGTGAGACGGGGCTGGCGGCGGGGGAGATCGAGGCGATCCTCCGCGAGGAGTGGGAGCGGGGCCAGGGGACAGGGGATCACGCGAACGGGAAGGGGGCTTGA